Proteins from a genomic interval of Rosa chinensis cultivar Old Blush chromosome 2, RchiOBHm-V2, whole genome shotgun sequence:
- the LOC112185639 gene encoding uncharacterized protein LOC112185639, producing the protein MEEKVENYLYLQFKDHLRRVNLNKLEEQKESPEFELVADFLEEKLPYGMCVFLQDSNKLYMVGGERIRKNERAGRYWWRGFLDAANEPDSSGLSCDVFVLDSSNGKISAAPGFPKPKGPKINARALATMGDKVYVMSFRPYYYHGTLPSPAFECYDSAKQSWEELPVPPNYYCSSSAATTYGFHFVLGTKIYLCTPHGFFCYNVDQSPPKWEFIEDAEWQFDQLPSYNSEEEMEDNKIEDYSLPLIPALPYRSICFAEPGKGGLAVGYTAQGLVGYFFAPNGSLLYQEPLNQLNSNSKLPSPNSYFFGGKVCYVGENKFCLILSGEIDQTSWSWSLAVATFDVKCKANVHNGEGGGKHFYHDLPLCYHQFDNINSCFSNACKYENSESPRLYDYLNLQDAFVISSEPKSQRHHNHKRKRIMMGVGFQLV; encoded by the exons ATGGAGGAGAAGGTCGAAAACTATTTGTACTTGCAATTTAAGGATCATCTTAGAAGGGTGAATCTTAACAAGCTCGAGGAGCAAAAGGAATCTCCTGAGTTTGAACTAGTGGCAGATTTTCTGGAGGAGAAACTCCCCTATGGAATGTGTGTTTTTTTGCAAGATTCGAATAAATTGTACATGGTTGGAGGAGAAAGGATTCGGAAGAATGAAAGAGCTGGAAGGTATTGGTGGCGAGGATTTCTCGATGCTGCAAACGAACCTGACTCCTCTGGCCTCAGTTGTGATGTTTTTGTGTTAGATTCCTCCAACGGAAAAATCTCTGCTGCTCCTGGTTTTCCAAAACCAAAAGGACCAAAGATCAATGCCAGAGCTTTGGCCACCATGGGTGACAAGGTATACGTAATGAGTTTTCGGCCATATTACTATCACGGTACGCTTCCATCTCCGGCCTTTGAGTGCTATGATTCTGCAAAACAGTCATGGGAGGAGCTGCCTGTGCCTCCAAATTACTATTGTTCGTCTTCTGCTGCTACTACTTATGGGTTTCATTTTGTGCTGGGCACAAAGATTTATTTGTGCACTCCTCATGGCTTCTTTTGTTACAACGTGGATCAATCCCCACCTAAATGGGAATTCATAGAAGATGCAGAATGGCAGTTTGATCAGCTCCCCTCATATAATTCAGAAGAGGAAATGGAAGACAACAAGATTGAGGACTACTCACTGCCTCTGATACCGGCTTTGCCCTACCGTTCTATATGTTTTGCAGAACCCGGAAAAGGGGGCCTCGCCGTTGGCTATACTGCTCAAGGATTAGTGGGTTACTTCTTTGCGCCTAATGGCAGCCTACTGTATCAAGAGCCACTCAATCAGTTGAACAGCAACTCTAAGCTTCCCTCCCCCAATAGCTATTTCTTTGGTGGAAAAGTTTGCTATGTAGGTGAAAACAAATTCTGTCTCATTCTATCTGGagaaattgatcaaacttcATGGTCGTGGTCGTTAGCTGTAGCAACTTTTGATGTGAAATGTAAAGCTAATGTTCACAATGGTGAAGGAGGAGGGAAACACTTCTACCATGATCTTCCTCTGTGTTATCATCAGTTTGACAATATTAATTCGTGTTTTTCTAATGCTTGCAAATATGAGAACAGCGAGTCTCCGAGGCTTTATGATTACCTTAATCTCCAGGATGCCTTCGTCAT ATCCTCCGAGCCTAAGAGCCAGCGTCACCACAACCACAAGCGCAAGCGGATTATGATGGGTGTAGGTTTTCAGTTGGTGTGA